The following DNA comes from Tachypleus tridentatus isolate NWPU-2018 chromosome 9, ASM421037v1, whole genome shotgun sequence.
atttatatacatgttgTAAAATGATAAATGCATTGTTCcagtttatttaaattgttatagATTAGGTTAAGTAACTAACACAATCAttgtttcttttcctttaaaTTTAGTGAAGTAATTGCGACattcattgtttatgtttttatatttattattcacgtTTNNNNNNNNNNNNNNNNNNNNNNNNNNNNNNNNNNNNNNNNNNNNNNNNNNNNNNNNNNNNNNNNNNNNNNNNNNNNNNNNNNNNNNNNNNNNNNNNNNNNNNNNNNNNNNNNNNNNNNNNNNNNNNNNNNNNNNNNNNNNNNNNNNNNNNNNNNNNNNNNNNNNNNNNNNNNNNNNNNNNNNNNNNNNNNNNNNNNNNNNNNNNNNNNNNNNNNNNNNNNNNNNNNNNNNNNNNNNNNNNNNNNNNNNNNNNNNNNNNNNNNNNNNNNNNNNNNNNNNNNNNNNNNNNNNNNNNNNNNNNNNNNNNNNNNNNNNNNNNNNNNNNNNNNNNNNNNNNNNNNNNNNNNNNNNNNNNNNNNNNNNNNNNNNNNNNNNNNNNNNNNNNNNNNNNNNNNNNNNNNNNNNNNNNNNNNNNNNNNNNNNNNNNNNNNNNNNNNNNNNNNNNNNNNNNNNNNNNNNNNNNNNNNNNNNNNNNNNNNNNNNNNNNNNNNNNNNNNNNNNAATCTCTTGGTTACTTTGATGCTCAGAAGTTAGGTGCAGTACACCTAGCCCATATAAAAGCTAAGTAGTTAAAAACAGATTGAGGACTAGCTTAGAAAGtagtaatgtaaaacatttagtaCAGCTGTCTAAAGAAGGAAAATATCTGTTACCTTACACGTTTGTTTAATGAATCCAGTGAAAAAAGATCAGAGAAAAAATGGAACACTGTGTTAGTGTTACAACAgctcaaagttttataaaaacataatgaaacataatacatatacCTAACTGGTATGTAAATAAGCTTTAGCTTTTTAAATAACAACTGACTGTTGTAGAAGAAACTTAAGTTAGAAAATTGTAATTATACATGCATTCTGATGTACAGAATAATGATCTTGAAGTAACAGAACTtgcttttgtatttaataataataccagaagctaatacttttaaaatgcCAAAAAAAGTAAAGACATTAATTTCATTACACATGGAAAAGCAACAGTcaaagttacaaataatataaatgtacataaacagaaTACCAAAAGCATTATATTACACCCTAATTTTTCTTATGCACAAGTAAATATACTCCATTTTCAAGACTCTAAGACAGTGTGTATACACTtactttgtttcagttttgtCATTAGAAACTCCATATCTGTTGAACTCTGTAGAAATGTACTCAGTTTTCTTCAGCCAAGGTACAGCTTTGTTGTGATGTCGTGATCTAGGcacacaataaattatcttaataccTTTGACTAAATTCTTTCAGAAAATGAACAGTAAGGTTATACTTCAATAATcattcagttttatctttttacttaacttcagaaaacaaaaatttcaacttttgtcaagtattactaaaacaacaaaaattcatatattacttgtattaatgaagaaaatcagaaaatatgCAACTGATGGTATCACATGCAAATATGTTGTTATCACATTACTTTTTTTACATGATATACCAATGAACCTATATAACAAAGATACTTAAACCAGTTTGTCGatgaacaaaacaaaccttttggaATCTTGTGGTCCAAGGTTGTCTTCTTCAAGAAGCTTTTCATCTTCAAGGTCTAATGatgctgaaaaaaataataaagttatggtTATcactactgaaaataaaaatcatgatGGCTTTTCACCAGTATTTTCTAGACACATTTTATACGAATTCAAAATTGAGATGATAATAAGGTGAAAAAAGAGCTTCTTGTACCATTTCACACATTTACAAAGGCAACCATTTTATCCAATTTGCATGTCACTTTTTTCAAATAGCCTCATTTTGATAGTATAATCTGAAACCACACCAGGTTTAGTTActggttgtttagttttgtaatcatcCTTTCCACTGTATTTCATTTCACCTTCATGTATTGTAGTAAGCAAAGTAACACGACATTTGTCTTTCCATTGAATTGctaaaatatttcctttcttcTTAATATCTCCCTTTTCAAAGGCATGTCTTACTTTCAAAGAGAATGTTGCATAATTCCAGACTTGTGTaataattatcaataaatatgACCTTTCCATAATATAATCAATCATTTGCATTtggttttttgttatttcaaagtgCAAATATCTAAGAATCTTCATGAATCAATCTCAAGTAATGTATTTTGGAAAAACCGGAATTCCTACAAGAGGTCATTCTTCCAATAATCAACCAACACGTGCTTTTTTAAATGGGAAATAAGCATCGACAAAgcaaaaaaaagtgtaaatttcCTCAATACtttgtatcttcccatttcttaCTTCATGAAGTAGAGGGAGTGTTACTTTAACTTTCTTCAGAATTCAAGGATCTCTAAAACtcataatatgtgtttctcacaaaatatgactcattatactttgatcaaatatagcagtaaaaaaattcatattctttaGATTCATCCATGAGACTAAATTTATCTCTGCGAGTCCAGCATTTATACcatcaaaagaatgaataaatggaTCCAAATCATGACAATTTACCCATTGGGAACCAATGGATTTTGATTCACTATTTAAATTGCATTTAaagctttaaattattatatttgatgatgatgaaaatttttcttcttcatttgaatagttacactatgaaacacaaattttgttcctggatagtatgcattatttcttaattgcttatgttgtaaaagtatagaaatggccattattctcttcaaactttttcttctgtgacctagataatgaaatttagaaattaacctattttctatgtaaaaatgggcaaacttgcacattttaatttacataaggtctgaataaaacaacatatgaatcaagatttccatgtatttatactaaagttatataaaaatgtttagaagtgagtaatttttcgagatttgcaactatAATGTAAATCCCTTTCACATATCAgtctccaaatatagtctcccatcatgttttcgttatatgcttccaggttacaaaagcaaagtttgaagagaagaataggtctttccatttactttaggcataagcaattgggaaataacactttgtgtccaggaacaagaaaaattaaaaattttgttacacagtgttatcacATGCTAATACTTCAATTTCATCTTTtgatgaaaaaatgtttttcttcattcCCTTAGCTGGCATACCCTTCCTTTCCTGCTCCATGACTTAcactgaaaaaaatgaataaatgcaATGCTTTGAGTGGGTATAATGGGGGTTGCCAACTAATGTTTTTAACCTGTATCATCAATTAACAATAGCTGTACTGAACGTAAAGCATGGAATCATCAACTGATGGTGGCCATCTTTTTCTAGGAAAACATCAATTGgtgatggctgctgtttaagggttaataagcAAAACTTGCCAAATTTGTGGTATTCAAGTCATCAACAAGATATCTATCTTAATCTATTTGATTTAGATTTAGGTAAAAACtgcaaatataatacaaaaaaatataaaattattttgtcaaaaCATTAACTACTATAAATATCAATgagttattctttaaaataaatcaacatttaaaaagataaattttaaaattaaatggaaCAGATGCAAGTACCTATAAATGATATGATCTACAAACATACTGtacatacatattaatatgataatactTGTGCTCAATTCAGGGTTTGCTTAAGAGAAAGTTTCAGATGACTTCAAATGTTATTGATAATGTAAAACAGAGTGAAGTGGTTGAACAAACATTAACTTGTAACAACCACAAGAAAGTCAAATTTGGTGTCTTAATGCATGTATTTTTAGCTTATTGGATGGCTACATAACTACAACTACTGGGGCAAAGAAAGTTAACTAAtgatgtttttcatttgtttatctgTATAGTATGAAGTCAGCTCTTTTAATCCAAATATGAAATACACTTCTggtcacattaaaaaaaaataatatattttgctaaTAGTTTTTCATAACAAAAAGACATATCATTAAGTTTCTTTCAGAAACTTCTCATACATATTACTGGCCATAGATGCTCTTTTTATTATACAccttaaaaagtaattattttaagaaaagagCCACCAGAAGCACACTTTTGTTCCCTAAATCAGATTATGAAATGTAAGAATTTGCTagtgattttatattttacttttctgttgAATGTATTAACCtatttaataatctatatacagcAAAAATGCATGAAAATTAAAACACCCAAAtgaaagtattatttaatttggGCATTCTGTCAGCTATAAAGTAACAACAGTAGTATAAGGTTTATTACTGAATGGAAGAAAGTCTTAAAAAGGTCAATTCACAGAATTATGAATAAACTGAGACCATAATTAGAAATCATTTTATGGAGGCTCAGAAATTTCGTTTTAATGgcttaaaaataatgcaaaatctTGTTACTGAGGTTTAATACATACCATTCAAATCCACAGCATATGTATTTGGGTTTATTAGGTCAATAACAACACCCATATCATGTTCTGTCAAAAGGTCATGCTTGTAGTTTCTTTCTAAAGATGTCGGTTTGTATTCAACAAACCtacaaatacaatttataataagaaataaagacaATGTGACAATTAACTTTACAAGAATTTAACTCTTTAAACCCACAATTTTTTATGCATTTtgccaaaattattttcataatgttctTATAATTATCACCCTCCTAAGAATTCAACTTTCTTAATTTTATGGATAACATATCTTGGATTAGTTTTCAGAGAAATAAATGTGTCATCAGATGCCATCACTATTGATGGGTAAATTGGGATTTTTGGCCAAACAATGGCAGCATCTGCTCAGGTTTAAAgagttaaaagtaatatttatgcccaaatgtgtgtgtgtgtgtgtttatatatttaattgtatattacaaaaatattttgctgaaaaatatttcaattttaaacttattaataacaacaaaaacctaCTTTCATACTAATAACTTTTTTCTAGACCTATATAAATTTACTTTAGATCTATAAGAACACAAGTaccatgttatgattaaaatatttcataactttaatctTTTACTACTTGAGCCTTCATCAGCCAATTTTTCTATTTGCTATAATTTTCTACTAACAAACAATTCATGCTTTCCATTTCAATACATAGACTCAAGACTACACTTGATACAATACATTAAGCTCGGTTTAATAAGTATAAATCAGACTATAAGATTATGAAAtaccatttcaaaattataaacacaaaaagaaaatcATAACTGCGTGCATTTAATTCTAACAGGGTCCTTATctaatacaaattattatcaTATTGTATTATAGTGTGAACAAAATTTCCATgtgatgtttaaataaatgaaattaataaacacaaatatcacAGTTAGTTCAAAGTGTAGAAATAACTACTGGACAATATCATTTGAATGCATTTGGTTACTTTTATAAACCATAGACCATTATATTTGGATGAAGCCATTAAAACAATCATCTTGTTTAGTAGTTGGTGAAAATGAAGGTcaattaaaattatactaaagACAGAGACCAAGAAAAACATTTGTCAGTGGTAAACCAAAGTTAGAAACAGtctgaaacacattttaaaataaaaaatattcaacagttaCTTCAAAAAGTATtcacatgaaaaaacaaatttatgagTTGCATGCCCTTAGTACATGTCAAAAGTCATTAGAAATTAATTTCCAAGAAGTTTCATgctcttaatttcttttttttattaatagtttgttttcaaattatatttttaataataaataagaaacaggatataaacaaaaatcaaaacaacacttgaacattttgtttacacATTCTGGTTTAAAATTGGGaatcaataataaaaatgtgtgaGAATATTATGCaataaactagtaaaaaaaactttagttattgtagtttgtttttctctcacaaTGGTGTGCTTGTAGttagctttattttttttaaatatgctaattattattttcaaacaaatgctAGTGACCATTGGAAGACACTGACTAAATAATAGCACCAATagcttttttcattttcttccaaCAAACTACCACTAACTTCAGGCTATGAATGCAACTATTATTGTTTTTAGGATAACTGACTGAGCTAATCAAAATTTTTGCCTTATATGTTTCttgtaaacatttaacaataaagtaaaaagcTCCACATCATTACTTTTCTAAAATGTAGCAAAAGAAACATAACGGGGAGAAAGGATGGGACTGTTTACAGAAGTGAGTATTCatttgaaacacattttcaggTATGAAAATATTAATCTTTAGAATGATAGCTCACCTTTACAGATAATTTTGCTAGAATTCCATGTTAAAGTAATGGAGAGACAAGTTCAAATCTACCTAGATAAACATCTTTCAGATAGCTTCC
Coding sequences within:
- the LOC143224673 gene encoding RNA polymerase II-associated factor 1 homolog, giving the protein MPPTIQTGSQASTSERDRKLRPGEKRSELVCRMKFCNTLPDIPFDPKFITYPFESNRFVEYKPTSLERNYKHDLLTEHDMGVVIDLINPNTYAVDLNASLDLEDEKLLEEDNLGPQDSKRSRHHNKAVPWLKKTEYISTEFNRYGVSNDKTETK